In Hirundo rustica isolate bHirRus1 chromosome 4, bHirRus1.pri.v3, whole genome shotgun sequence, a genomic segment contains:
- the LOC120751498 gene encoding endonuclease domain-containing 1 protein-like, with protein MLRLLLLQVLASCLWLGHSEVVTSFEDCHQFFYERATPSDALHPKKLARICQRYSNSYHYATLYDRDRRIPVYSAYIYGTGSGKKPHTPWFVEPQLINETYLKDMDTESSIEKKYKITAQQIGESQAINQDYNNLQDLNRGHLSPSGHQSGNNSKTATFTLTNIVPQNSTLNKGAWNDYETKTMAEKTEDCKTTYVITGAVPGNTNIPNNRVNVPSHIWSAACCLVNKKRRKAWAVIAENDKNEVENLSLGDLEARLTELYKGKRVTLFSKACPRKEAPYP; from the exons AtgctgcggctgctgctgctgcaggtgttgGCCAGCTGCCTCTGGCTGGGACACAGTGAGGTGGTGACGTCCTTTGAAGATTGTCATCAGTTTTTCTATGAGAGAGCCACCCCAAGTGATGCACTGCATCCGAAGAAACTAGCCAGGATCTGTCAGCGCTACAGCAACTCCTATCACTATGCCACGCTGTACGACCGAGACAGAAGAATTCCAGTCTATTCTGCTTACATCTACGGGACAGGATCTGGCAAGAAACCTCATACACCATGGTTTGTTGAGCCCCAG CTGATCAACGAAACTTATCTCAAGGATATGGATACAGAGAGTTCCattgaaaagaaatacaagatCACTGCACAGCAAATTGGTGAGAGTCAGGCTATCAACCAAGACTACAACAACCTCCAGGATTTGAACCGTGGTCACTTGAGCCCCAGTGGCCACCAAAGTGGAAACAACAGCAAGACAGCTACCTTCACCCTTACCAACATAGTGCCCCAGAACAGCACACTTAACAAGGGTGCCTGGAATGACTATGAGACCAAGACAATGGCTGAGAAAACTGAGGACTGTAAAACCACTTACGTCATCACgggtgctgtgcctgggaaCACCAACATCCCCAATAACAGGGTTAATGTACCCAGCCACATCTGgtcagctgcctgctgcttgGTGAACAAAAAGCGCAGGAAGGCATGGGCAGTCATTGCTGAGAACGACAAGAATGAGGTGGAGAACCTCAGCCTGGGGGACCTGGAGGCCAGGTTGACTGAGCtctacaaaggaaaaagggtTACTCTGTTCAGCAAAGCCTGTCCCCGCAAAGAAGCCCCATATCCTTGA